The Drosophila sechellia strain sech25 chromosome 2R, ASM438219v1, whole genome shotgun sequence nucleotide sequence CGTCTTCGAGTGTGTAATCACTTCTGGAAAGTTGAGTGGATGTGCAAACACTACGGATACTACGAGTACAGAGTGAAAGTGTCGGGCAGCAAATATTGGGTTAAGCGTTTTCTTTGCCGTGCACTCGAAGGATCTAAGGATTTATATCGCCATTGCTCGTGTCACTGAAGAACTTCTCGCCCAGATTCATTTGGTTTACGATTGTGATGATGGTGAATGCGAACTTGGCCACGGCAATGTTGCTCTGCACAGAAATGGGAAATATGGAGCCGGCTGTGAATCGAATGGGCTGCTGAGCCCGGTGCAGGAAATACAGAACCGCCGACTTGTAGCGCCTGTCCGCAGTTATCCAGTTTGAGTGGAACAGGGCGTTGCTGACATGGACGGAGTCCTCGATCAGATGCTCGCAGAGCATGCAGCACGGAAAGGACTCCGTGCAGATGGCCACGATGAAGGACACGTTCGCCATGATCGTCCAGATGGTGTTCGGAAAGAAGAGGATGCTGATGGACGCCAGGCCCAAGTCAATGCCAACCAGCATGAACTGGGCAAAGATAGTGATCGACAGGATGGGTCGAATGATCTGGGAGCACCTGAAATGGTTCTTCCTTGAGTGGAACAGACAGACCATGAGGCCACACATCTTACTGTATGATGGTCCGATGATCCTGAATGCAGGCCACCAGCTGCTCATAGTGATCCATCTCACTGAGCTCCGGATCCTGCCGCAGATTGGCAATGCGATCTCTGAGAATAGCCAGGTGGCAGCGGAACAAGGAGATGAACACTATGGCATAGGTGTCGGATATCAACTCCTGCATGGTGCCAATGGAGACCACACAGTACTCCAGTATGGAGGCTATCCACAGCTGCCAATGGCCATTCCGCCAGTCCACAAGTGGGTTGTACAGCTGCCAAGGAGCTTTGCCAGCGAAAACCGAAGTGAACAGGGTTAGAAAGCAGAAGCCCAAGTACGTGGACAGGAACAGAATCACGATGAGATTGACCCGTGCCACCATCTTATGGAAAATCCGACGCTGTGTCGGAGTCACACATCTCTTGTCCAGGGACGAGATGAGCTCATTCATCCGGCGAAAACGCCACATCTGGGAATAAGTCACGCATGACTTGATCACGTTCCCGATGCAGTTGATGTCCACCTGCAGGGAGGTCAGGAACTCCGTCGGCGTGAATCTATCGAAGTGCTTCACATAGGTGAGGCTCAGTCCGAGCGGCAGGTACACGATTCCTAACCACATCGTGGTCAGAGTCCACAGCGTGTAGATCCATCGGAGCAGACCCTCCTTGGGCGGGTTCCAGCCCAGGAAAAATGCGATGCGGTAGTAGTAGTCACAGGCATCCAGGGAACTCACCTCCTGGTCAAGTGGAGCAGTTTGCAGGCGCTTGAAGAAGAACTTGGTCATCTTGACGGGGCGGATTTAATACTTCTAGAGTGGAGATTCGCCTGAAGGGGTTTTTATACGGCTGTGTTGCCACTCTGATTTGCTTTTAATGTCGCGTCATTTTTGGTTTATTCATCACAGAGTCCCGAGTCATCCAAGGCTACACGTTTGCACTTATAAAGTCATTAGTCGCAGGATTGTCTTAGGCAACGCAAACAGCCAAGGTGAAGCACTCGCAGAAAAAGTAGTTTAAATATTCCCATTTCCCAGATTGTCACAAAACATCAAAAGTCTCATTAGCTGCAGTTTTCATAGG carries:
- the LOC6615717 gene encoding putative odorant receptor 59c; amino-acid sequence: MTKFFFKRLQTAPLDQEVSSLDACDYYYRIAFFLGWNPPKEGLLRWIYTLWTLTTMWLGIVYLPLGLSLTYVKHFDRFTPTEFLTSLQVDINCIGNVIKSCVTYSQMWRFRRMNELISSLDKRCVTPTQRRIFHKMVARVNLIVILFLSTYLGFCFLTLFTSVFAGKAPWQLYNPLVDWRNGHWQLWIASILEYCVVSIGTMQELISDTYAIVFISLFRCHLAILRDRIANLRQDPELSEMDHYEQLVACIQDHRTIIQCSQIIRPILSITIFAQFMLVGIDLGLASISILFFPNTIWTIMANVSFIVAICTESFPCCMLCEHLIEDSVHVSNALFHSNWITADRRYKSAVLYFLHRAQQPIRFTAGSIFPISVQSNIAVAKFAFTIITIVNQMNLGEKFFSDTSNGDINP